One Methylosarcina fibrata AML-C10 DNA segment encodes these proteins:
- a CDS encoding nucleoside deaminase: MAENSPVSQDPFLLAALAEAEAGLAEGGIPIGSVLVHQDRIIGRGYNRRVQRGSAILHGEMDAFENAGRQSASVYAQSVLYTTLSPCAMCSGAILLYRIPRVVVGENVTFMGEEALLRSRGVVVEVLQDERCIGMMKRFIADNPALWNEDIGV; the protein is encoded by the coding sequence ATGGCCGAAAACTCTCCCGTCTCTCAAGATCCCTTTCTCCTGGCAGCCCTGGCCGAAGCGGAAGCAGGGCTTGCCGAAGGCGGCATTCCCATCGGTTCCGTACTCGTGCATCAAGACCGGATTATCGGGAGGGGGTATAACCGCAGAGTACAGCGGGGCAGCGCTATTCTGCACGGAGAAATGGATGCGTTCGAAAATGCCGGCAGGCAATCCGCCTCCGTTTATGCGCAAAGCGTCCTGTATACAACGCTGTCGCCCTGCGCCATGTGTTCGGGAGCGATTCTGCTTTACCGCATACCGCGCGTTGTCGTCGGCGAAAATGTCACTTTCATGGGGGAAGAAGCGCTGTTGCGGAGTCGCGGAGTCGTCGTCGAGGTCCTCCAGGACGAGCGATGCATCGGCATGATGAAACGGTTTATTGCGGACAACCCGGCGCTCTGGAACGAAGACATCGGGGTATGA
- a CDS encoding fibronectin type III domain-containing protein, translating into MKSKPLIPFIAAVLLIGGIAPQAAVRPSSKDTTAPTVPGGLTVSATSSAEIDLSWKTATDQVGVKGYKIYRNKTQIANVTETSFSDSGLAAGTTYGYTVSAYDAAGNNSAPSKTVIGVTQGASPDTPSGPTIPDGLSATPASSSEIDLSWAASTDTQGVTGYDVYRNDVQIATVAEPSFTDVGLKSATVYKYNVSAYNATGETSAKSANIFATTRGSSADATVGYLGCSMTMHAAEGAIALGDTIFWNPVPVYDGGGVYVWAKNLSNATSSYWSEFQKAYNAQPTKTIWWELCAVSKDAASETYDNALKVLNEIKRRIPGVTVYVSAQPSYTPSSHECSIAGIGGQSRMAGLASQLVANGKALTGPNVGPLAYPSQTISDGCHANTSGKQLMGQQVIDFFNSVFSSP; encoded by the coding sequence ATGAAGTCAAAACCCTTAATTCCTTTCATCGCCGCCGTATTATTGATCGGCGGCATCGCGCCACAAGCCGCTGTCCGGCCCTCGTCAAAAGATACCACTGCCCCGACGGTTCCCGGCGGACTCACCGTCAGCGCCACGTCTTCTGCGGAGATCGATCTTTCCTGGAAGACGGCCACCGATCAGGTCGGCGTCAAAGGCTACAAGATTTATCGAAACAAAACCCAGATTGCCAATGTTACCGAGACCTCGTTTTCCGATAGCGGACTGGCCGCCGGCACCACTTACGGCTATACGGTCTCCGCTTACGACGCGGCGGGCAATAATTCAGCCCCGTCCAAGACGGTAATCGGAGTAACGCAGGGCGCCTCGCCCGATACCCCAAGCGGTCCGACCATTCCGGACGGGCTTTCGGCTACTCCGGCCTCATCGTCCGAAATCGATCTGTCCTGGGCAGCCTCTACCGACACCCAAGGCGTCACCGGCTATGACGTCTACCGCAACGACGTCCAAATCGCTACGGTTGCCGAGCCGTCTTTTACGGATGTCGGGCTGAAATCCGCCACGGTTTATAAATACAACGTCTCCGCTTACAATGCGACCGGCGAAACCAGCGCGAAGTCCGCCAATATTTTTGCAACCACGCGCGGCAGTTCCGCCGATGCGACAGTAGGCTACCTGGGCTGCTCGATGACCATGCATGCCGCTGAAGGCGCCATCGCGCTCGGCGACACGATTTTCTGGAATCCCGTGCCCGTTTACGACGGCGGCGGCGTGTACGTCTGGGCTAAAAACCTTTCCAACGCAACCAGCTCTTATTGGTCGGAATTCCAGAAGGCTTATAATGCTCAACCGACCAAAACCATTTGGTGGGAACTGTGCGCCGTCTCCAAGGATGCCGCCAGCGAAACCTACGACAACGCACTCAAGGTCTTGAATGAAATCAAACGCCGAATACCGGGCGTTACCGTTTACGTTTCCGCCCAGCCCAGCTATACGCCGTCTTCCCACGAATGCAGTATCGCAGGCATCGGCGGACAATCGCGCATGGCCGGCCTCGCCAGCCAGCTCGTCGCCAACGGCAAGGCGCTGACCGGGCCGAACGTGGGACCTCTGGCCTATCCAAGCCAAACCATAAGCGACGGCTGCCATGCCAATACCTCGGGCAAGCAGTTGATGGGACAGCAGGTCATAGACTTTTTCAACAGCGTATTCTCTTCACCCTAG